From the genome of Oncorhynchus kisutch isolate 150728-3 unplaced genomic scaffold, Okis_V2 Okis09a-Okis19a_hom, whole genome shotgun sequence, one region includes:
- the LOC116360582 gene encoding zinc finger protein 845-like isoform X2 produces MDENPDENGPPLLLPSLRLFIPPLRLVSAAMWQVVQRGDVQDYGMLEEFVTTLTDIVPELLSCSQRAQLILGLRARMVLELCRTEQTADQDIQQHLARIRSLISTGEAESSDAEVELSESNFVELVESLLKDPSERENFYQDVFPVEFGPKYDTAIQMLMLEFLSRLEKLLPIPDLEQTASLLSAVPSALEKCVQFVPDPIQLRTLLQYHRKLGHLDSIRPPLLLPSLRLFIPPLRLVSAAMWQVVQRGDVQDYGMLEEFVTTVTEIVPELLSCSQRAQLILGLRARMVLELCRTEQTADQDIQQHLARIRSLISTGEAESSDAEVELSESNFVELVESLLKDPSERENFYQDVFPVEFGPKYDTAIQMLMLEFLSRLEKLLPLPDLEQTASLLSAVPSALEKCVQFVPDPIQLRTLLQYHRKRGHLDSIEGDSQSECLARVEGKGLVEGTIEKNGGLLAPDEDQRDSFTEKEHAMNRKPVSVETDNQTVTGIHVQTSKQSKRLQIKKIRSKVQKPCKTDSSERAIQQPSSSKVHTSLRKSCKRGPFRKTCPDCGRTFARATSFRRHQRSHTQDHDHRFKCLKCAIGFKDLYDLKRHQQGVCEKNLSTSVDWENKEEIPQPSTSKSPNTSPLKMLSPSGLTQKRPLDTKTCSLCRRFFTRTSDMARHMRSHSKGHPFWCVNCDKRFKYSYDLKRHQRDLCKKVNQEDLGQVGQNLSQQKGKPQPEKDESQSMGSTGSLGTDENPQPSHKGLSDSKTCCVCGRILTRTSDMERHLKSHSKARPFNCAICERSFKYKDTLKKHQEILGHEGILEDLGQSVDQQQAEVKTEGCISPLTSKENDTGTLITAATSVPTLKEPKPCTVCGKIFNRASGMAIHMRSHSEERPYQCVNCEQRFKYMHGLKKHQRDICLKVNQEEASKLVDQQQEDATPEEAGELLATDDTRAECKEEERKVVFKCDECDKEFKGSSSLRTHKRIHNPFYCSDCGRIYPNSIAFDRHKLMHKEIQCTMCEKTFTLLGRLREHYLHQHKFTGPYPCSQCEKTFTQLSYLVIHERVHSGEYLYQCSVCPEKFRTANSLTIHSRKHTGEKPFLCWQCGKSYRAASELSVHMGTHSEEKPFSCSQCDMTYRTKIQLNTHIEQVHEGVRFTCTVCGKQFYKAVSLKRHELTHTGERPFPCSYCEKTFITANERRLHERYHTGERPYKCQDCGKSFIQSGYLKSHQRLHTGEKPFSCSVCDKRFRFSHHMKRHQKTHTEKHVCGECGESFTQIRCLKAHQLTHSLNEN; encoded by the exons ATGGACGAGAATCCTGACGAAAATG gtccccctcttcttcttccctctctGCGTCTCTTCATTCCACCACTGCGGCTTGTCTCTGCAGCCATGTGGCAAGTGGTTCAGCGAGGAGATGTTCAAGATTATGGGATGCTGGAGGAGTTTGTCACCACGTTGACCGACATTGTGCCAGAGCTTTTGAGTTGCAGTCAGAGGGCCCAACTCATTCTGGGGCTTCGAGCAAGG ATGGTTCTGGAGTTGTGTCGCACTGAGCAGACAGCAGACCAAGACATTCAGCAACACCTGGCCAGGATCCGAAGCCTCATATCCACTGGGGAAGCAGAG TCAAGTGATGCAGAGGTGGAATTATCTGAATCAAACTTTGTAGAGCTGGTTGAATCTCTGCTGAAAGACCCCAGTGAAAGGGAGAACTTTTACCAG GACGTGTTCCCTGTGGAATTTGGGCCCAAGTATGACACTGCAATACAGATGCTGATGTTAGAATTCCTTTCCAGACTGGAGAAGTTACTTCCCATACCAGACCTTGAACAG ACTGCCTCCTTGTTAAGTGCTGTCCCCTCTGCCCTGGAGAAATGTGTACAGTTTGTACCTGACCCCATACAATTGAGGACCCTGCTCCAGTACCACAGAAAACTTGGACATTTGGACTCCATCC GTCCCCctcttcttcttccctctctGCGTCTCTTCATTCCACCACTGCGGCTTGTCTCTGCAGCCATGTGGCAAGTGGTTCAGCGAGGAGACGTTCAAGATTATGGGATGCTGGAGGAGTTTGTCACCACGGTGACAGAGATTGTGCCAGAGCTTTTGAGTTGCAGTCAGAGGGCCCAACTCATTCTGGGGCTTCGAGCAAGG ATGGTTCTGGAGTTGTGTCGCACTGAGCAGACAGCAGACCAAGACATTCAGCAACACCTGGCCAGGATCCGAAGCCTCATATCCACTGGGGAAGCAGAG TCAAGTGATGCAGAGGTGGAATTATCTGAATCAAACTTTGTGGAGCTGGTTGAATCTCTGCTGAAAGACCCCAGTGAAAGGGAGAACTTCTACCAG GACGTGTTCCCTGTGGAATTTGGGCCCAAGTATGACACTGCAATACAGATGCTGATGTTAGAATTCCTTTCCAGACTTGAGAAGTTACTTCCCCTACCAGACCTTGAACAG aCTGCCTCCTTGTTAAGTGCTGTCCCCTCTGCCCTGGAGAAATGTGTACAGTTTGTACCTGACCCCATACAATTGAGGACCCTGCTCCAGTACCACAGAAAGCGTGGACATTTGGACTCCATCG AAGGAGATTCACAATCAGAATGTTTGGCTAGAGTGGAAGGAAAAGGGTTGGTGGAGGGTACAATAGAGAAAAATGGAGGACTACTTgcaccagatgaagatcaaagAGACTCATTTACTGAGAAGGAGCATGCTATGAATAGGAAGCCTGTAAGTGTGGAAACGGACAATCAAACTGTCACCGGAATTCATGTTCAAACCTCAAAACAAAGCAAAAGGCTGCAGATTAAGAAAATACGGTCAAAAGTACAAAAGCCATGTAAAACGGATTCTTCCGAGCGTGCAATCCAACAGCCATCCTCCTCCAAGGTGCACACCTCCCTGAGGAAGTCATGCAAAAGAGGCCCATTCAGGAAGACATGCCCCGACTGTGGGAGGACTTTTGCTCGAGCCACGTCCTTTAGAAGGCACCAGCGAAGCCACACTCAAGATCATGATCATAGGTTTAAGTGCCTCAAATGTGCAATAGGCTTCAAGGATCTTTATGATCTGAAGAGACACCAGCAAGGAGTTTGTGAAAAGAACCTCTCAACTTCGGTTGATTGGGAAAATAAAGAAGAGATCCCACAACCCTCAACTAGCAAATCTCCGAACACATCACCCCTTAAGATGCTCTCTCCATCAGGGCTAACACAGAAAAGACCTCTGGACACCAAAACATGCTCTTTGTGTAGGAGGTTTTTCACTCGTACTTCAGACATGGCAAGGCACATGAGATCCCACTCAAAAGGGCATCCATTTTGGTGTGTAAATTGTGATAAGAGATTCAAGTATTCATATGatttgaagaggcaccagagagaTTTGTGTAAGAAAGTGAACCAGGAAGATTTAGGTCAGGTTGGTCAAAACTTGTCACAACAGAAGGGGAAACCACAGCCAGAGAAAGATGAATCCCAATCAATGGGTAGCACTGGGTCTCTTGGCACTGATGAAAACCCACAACCATCTCACAAAGGGCTGTCCGACTCAAAAACCTGTTGTGTCTGTGGTAGGATTTTGACTCGTACCTCAGACATGGAAAGGCACTTGAAATCTCACTCAAAGGCACGTCCCTTTAATTGTGCTATTTGTGAGAGAAGTTTTAAGTACAAAGATACCTTGAAGAAACATCAGGAAATCCTTGGCCACGAGGGCATCCTAGAAGACTTGGGTCAGAGTGTGGACCAGCAACAAGCGGAAGTTAAAACCGAAGGTTGCATCAGTCCTCTCACTTCCAAGGAAAACGACACTGGGACCCTCATCACAGCTGCTACTTCAGTGCCGACTCTCAAAGAACCCAAACCATGCACTGTGTGTGGGAAGATTTTTAACCGTGCTTCAGGAATGGCTATTCATATGAGATCCCATTCAGAGGAGCGTCCTTATCAATGTGTCAATTGTGAGCAGCGCTTCAAGTACATGCATGGTTTAAAGAAACACCAGAGGGATATCTGTCTGAAGGTGAACCAAGAAGAAGCATCTAAGTTGGTGGACCAGCAACAAGAGGATGCTactccagaggaggctggtgaacTGCTAGCCACTGATGACACAAGGGCAGAATGCAAGGAGGAAGAAAGAAAGGTGGTATTCAAATGTGATGAATGCGACAAGGAATTCAAAGGCTCATCCTCCCTAAGAACACACAAACGAATTCACAACCCATTCtattgctctgactgtggaaggATATACCCAAACTCCATTGCCTTTGACAGACACAAGCTGATGCACAAGGAAATCCAGTGTACCATGTGTGAGAAGACCTTTACCCTGTTGGGGCGTCTGAGAGAACACTATCTGCATCAACATAAATTCACAGGACCATACCCCTGCTCTCAATGTGAGAAAACCTTCACTCAGTTATCGTACCTTGTCATCCATGAGAGGGTTCACTCGGGAGAGTACCTGTACCAGTGTTCTGTTTGTCCAGAAAAATTCAGAACAGCCAATTCTCTAACAATACACAGTAGGAagcacacaggagaaaagccgtTCCTGTGCTGGCAGTGTGGAAAGAGCTACAGGGCCGCTTCTGAACTGTCGGTGCATATGGGAACTCACTCAGAGGAGAAACCCTTTTCTTGTTCGCAGTGTGACATGACTTATCGGACAAAGATTCAGCTGAATACACATATTGAGCAAGTTCATGAGGGGGTGAGATTTACCTGTACAGTCTGTGGAAAGCAGTTTTACAAAGCAGTGTCATTGAAAAGACATGAACTTACTCACACAGGAGAAAGACCATTTCCATGCTCCTATTGCGAAAAAACCTTCATCACAGCAAATGAAAGGAGGTTGCATGAAAGATACCATACTGGTGAGCGACCATACAAATGCCAAGACTGTGGAAAGTCCTTCATCCAGTCAGGTTACCTGAAATCACACCAACgacttcacacaggagagaagccatttTCATGCAGCGTTTGTGACAAACGTTTCAGATTTTCTCATCATATGAAAAGGCACCAGAAAACCCATACAGAGAAGCATGTATGTGGGGAATGTGGGGAATCTTTCACCCAAATTCGATGCCTCAAGGCTCAccaactcactcactccctcaatGAAAATTGA
- the LOC116360582 gene encoding zinc finger protein 845-like isoform X1 codes for MDENPDENGPPLLLPSLRLFIPPLRLVSAAMWQVVQRGDVQDYGMLEEFVTTLTDIVPELLSCSQRAQLILGLRARMVLELCRTEQTADQDIQQHLARIRSLISTGEAESSDAEVELSESNFVELVESLLKDPSERENFYQDVFPVEFGPKYDTAIQMLMLEFLSRLEKLLPIPDLEQTASLLSAVPSALEKCVQFVPDPIQLRTLLQYHRKLGHLDSIRPPLLLPSLRLFIPPLRLVSAAMWQVVQRGDVQDYGMLEEFVTTVTEIVPELLSCSQRAQLILGLRARMVLELCRTEQTADQDIQQHLARIRSLISTGEAESSDAEVELSESNFVELVESLLKDPSERENFYQDVFPVEFGPKYDTAIQMLMLEFLSRLEKLLPLPDLEQTASLLSAVPSALEKCVQFVPDPIQLRTLLQYHRKRGHLDSIETPSSFGDYILSSLSLPPHVRVVTATEGDSQSECLARVEGKGLVEGTIEKNGGLLAPDEDQRDSFTEKEHAMNRKPVSVETDNQTVTGIHVQTSKQSKRLQIKKIRSKVQKPCKTDSSERAIQQPSSSKVHTSLRKSCKRGPFRKTCPDCGRTFARATSFRRHQRSHTQDHDHRFKCLKCAIGFKDLYDLKRHQQGVCEKNLSTSVDWENKEEIPQPSTSKSPNTSPLKMLSPSGLTQKRPLDTKTCSLCRRFFTRTSDMARHMRSHSKGHPFWCVNCDKRFKYSYDLKRHQRDLCKKVNQEDLGQVGQNLSQQKGKPQPEKDESQSMGSTGSLGTDENPQPSHKGLSDSKTCCVCGRILTRTSDMERHLKSHSKARPFNCAICERSFKYKDTLKKHQEILGHEGILEDLGQSVDQQQAEVKTEGCISPLTSKENDTGTLITAATSVPTLKEPKPCTVCGKIFNRASGMAIHMRSHSEERPYQCVNCEQRFKYMHGLKKHQRDICLKVNQEEASKLVDQQQEDATPEEAGELLATDDTRAECKEEERKVVFKCDECDKEFKGSSSLRTHKRIHNPFYCSDCGRIYPNSIAFDRHKLMHKEIQCTMCEKTFTLLGRLREHYLHQHKFTGPYPCSQCEKTFTQLSYLVIHERVHSGEYLYQCSVCPEKFRTANSLTIHSRKHTGEKPFLCWQCGKSYRAASELSVHMGTHSEEKPFSCSQCDMTYRTKIQLNTHIEQVHEGVRFTCTVCGKQFYKAVSLKRHELTHTGERPFPCSYCEKTFITANERRLHERYHTGERPYKCQDCGKSFIQSGYLKSHQRLHTGEKPFSCSVCDKRFRFSHHMKRHQKTHTEKHVCGECGESFTQIRCLKAHQLTHSLNEN; via the exons ATGGACGAGAATCCTGACGAAAATG gtccccctcttcttcttccctctctGCGTCTCTTCATTCCACCACTGCGGCTTGTCTCTGCAGCCATGTGGCAAGTGGTTCAGCGAGGAGATGTTCAAGATTATGGGATGCTGGAGGAGTTTGTCACCACGTTGACCGACATTGTGCCAGAGCTTTTGAGTTGCAGTCAGAGGGCCCAACTCATTCTGGGGCTTCGAGCAAGG ATGGTTCTGGAGTTGTGTCGCACTGAGCAGACAGCAGACCAAGACATTCAGCAACACCTGGCCAGGATCCGAAGCCTCATATCCACTGGGGAAGCAGAG TCAAGTGATGCAGAGGTGGAATTATCTGAATCAAACTTTGTAGAGCTGGTTGAATCTCTGCTGAAAGACCCCAGTGAAAGGGAGAACTTTTACCAG GACGTGTTCCCTGTGGAATTTGGGCCCAAGTATGACACTGCAATACAGATGCTGATGTTAGAATTCCTTTCCAGACTGGAGAAGTTACTTCCCATACCAGACCTTGAACAG ACTGCCTCCTTGTTAAGTGCTGTCCCCTCTGCCCTGGAGAAATGTGTACAGTTTGTACCTGACCCCATACAATTGAGGACCCTGCTCCAGTACCACAGAAAACTTGGACATTTGGACTCCATCC GTCCCCctcttcttcttccctctctGCGTCTCTTCATTCCACCACTGCGGCTTGTCTCTGCAGCCATGTGGCAAGTGGTTCAGCGAGGAGACGTTCAAGATTATGGGATGCTGGAGGAGTTTGTCACCACGGTGACAGAGATTGTGCCAGAGCTTTTGAGTTGCAGTCAGAGGGCCCAACTCATTCTGGGGCTTCGAGCAAGG ATGGTTCTGGAGTTGTGTCGCACTGAGCAGACAGCAGACCAAGACATTCAGCAACACCTGGCCAGGATCCGAAGCCTCATATCCACTGGGGAAGCAGAG TCAAGTGATGCAGAGGTGGAATTATCTGAATCAAACTTTGTGGAGCTGGTTGAATCTCTGCTGAAAGACCCCAGTGAAAGGGAGAACTTCTACCAG GACGTGTTCCCTGTGGAATTTGGGCCCAAGTATGACACTGCAATACAGATGCTGATGTTAGAATTCCTTTCCAGACTTGAGAAGTTACTTCCCCTACCAGACCTTGAACAG aCTGCCTCCTTGTTAAGTGCTGTCCCCTCTGCCCTGGAGAAATGTGTACAGTTTGTACCTGACCCCATACAATTGAGGACCCTGCTCCAGTACCACAGAAAGCGTGGACATTTGGACTCCATCG AAACTCCATCATCCTTTGGTGActacatcctctcctctctgtctctccctccacatgtACGTGTGGTGACTGCCACAGAAGGAGATTCACAATCAGAATGTTTGGCTAGAGTGGAAGGAAAAGGGTTGGTGGAGGGTACAATAGAGAAAAATGGAGGACTACTTgcaccagatgaagatcaaagAGACTCATTTACTGAGAAGGAGCATGCTATGAATAGGAAGCCTGTAAGTGTGGAAACGGACAATCAAACTGTCACCGGAATTCATGTTCAAACCTCAAAACAAAGCAAAAGGCTGCAGATTAAGAAAATACGGTCAAAAGTACAAAAGCCATGTAAAACGGATTCTTCCGAGCGTGCAATCCAACAGCCATCCTCCTCCAAGGTGCACACCTCCCTGAGGAAGTCATGCAAAAGAGGCCCATTCAGGAAGACATGCCCCGACTGTGGGAGGACTTTTGCTCGAGCCACGTCCTTTAGAAGGCACCAGCGAAGCCACACTCAAGATCATGATCATAGGTTTAAGTGCCTCAAATGTGCAATAGGCTTCAAGGATCTTTATGATCTGAAGAGACACCAGCAAGGAGTTTGTGAAAAGAACCTCTCAACTTCGGTTGATTGGGAAAATAAAGAAGAGATCCCACAACCCTCAACTAGCAAATCTCCGAACACATCACCCCTTAAGATGCTCTCTCCATCAGGGCTAACACAGAAAAGACCTCTGGACACCAAAACATGCTCTTTGTGTAGGAGGTTTTTCACTCGTACTTCAGACATGGCAAGGCACATGAGATCCCACTCAAAAGGGCATCCATTTTGGTGTGTAAATTGTGATAAGAGATTCAAGTATTCATATGatttgaagaggcaccagagagaTTTGTGTAAGAAAGTGAACCAGGAAGATTTAGGTCAGGTTGGTCAAAACTTGTCACAACAGAAGGGGAAACCACAGCCAGAGAAAGATGAATCCCAATCAATGGGTAGCACTGGGTCTCTTGGCACTGATGAAAACCCACAACCATCTCACAAAGGGCTGTCCGACTCAAAAACCTGTTGTGTCTGTGGTAGGATTTTGACTCGTACCTCAGACATGGAAAGGCACTTGAAATCTCACTCAAAGGCACGTCCCTTTAATTGTGCTATTTGTGAGAGAAGTTTTAAGTACAAAGATACCTTGAAGAAACATCAGGAAATCCTTGGCCACGAGGGCATCCTAGAAGACTTGGGTCAGAGTGTGGACCAGCAACAAGCGGAAGTTAAAACCGAAGGTTGCATCAGTCCTCTCACTTCCAAGGAAAACGACACTGGGACCCTCATCACAGCTGCTACTTCAGTGCCGACTCTCAAAGAACCCAAACCATGCACTGTGTGTGGGAAGATTTTTAACCGTGCTTCAGGAATGGCTATTCATATGAGATCCCATTCAGAGGAGCGTCCTTATCAATGTGTCAATTGTGAGCAGCGCTTCAAGTACATGCATGGTTTAAAGAAACACCAGAGGGATATCTGTCTGAAGGTGAACCAAGAAGAAGCATCTAAGTTGGTGGACCAGCAACAAGAGGATGCTactccagaggaggctggtgaacTGCTAGCCACTGATGACACAAGGGCAGAATGCAAGGAGGAAGAAAGAAAGGTGGTATTCAAATGTGATGAATGCGACAAGGAATTCAAAGGCTCATCCTCCCTAAGAACACACAAACGAATTCACAACCCATTCtattgctctgactgtggaaggATATACCCAAACTCCATTGCCTTTGACAGACACAAGCTGATGCACAAGGAAATCCAGTGTACCATGTGTGAGAAGACCTTTACCCTGTTGGGGCGTCTGAGAGAACACTATCTGCATCAACATAAATTCACAGGACCATACCCCTGCTCTCAATGTGAGAAAACCTTCACTCAGTTATCGTACCTTGTCATCCATGAGAGGGTTCACTCGGGAGAGTACCTGTACCAGTGTTCTGTTTGTCCAGAAAAATTCAGAACAGCCAATTCTCTAACAATACACAGTAGGAagcacacaggagaaaagccgtTCCTGTGCTGGCAGTGTGGAAAGAGCTACAGGGCCGCTTCTGAACTGTCGGTGCATATGGGAACTCACTCAGAGGAGAAACCCTTTTCTTGTTCGCAGTGTGACATGACTTATCGGACAAAGATTCAGCTGAATACACATATTGAGCAAGTTCATGAGGGGGTGAGATTTACCTGTACAGTCTGTGGAAAGCAGTTTTACAAAGCAGTGTCATTGAAAAGACATGAACTTACTCACACAGGAGAAAGACCATTTCCATGCTCCTATTGCGAAAAAACCTTCATCACAGCAAATGAAAGGAGGTTGCATGAAAGATACCATACTGGTGAGCGACCATACAAATGCCAAGACTGTGGAAAGTCCTTCATCCAGTCAGGTTACCTGAAATCACACCAACgacttcacacaggagagaagccatttTCATGCAGCGTTTGTGACAAACGTTTCAGATTTTCTCATCATATGAAAAGGCACCAGAAAACCCATACAGAGAAGCATGTATGTGGGGAATGTGGGGAATCTTTCACCCAAATTCGATGCCTCAAGGCTCAccaactcactcactccctcaatGAAAATTGA
- the LOC116360582 gene encoding zinc finger protein 14-like isoform X4: MQCQNPSENGPPLLLPSLRLFIPPLRLVSAAMWQVVQRGDVQDYGMLEEFVTTVTEIVPELLSCSQRAQLILGLRARMVLELCRTEQTADQDIQQHLARIRSLISTGEAESSDAEVELSESNFVELVESLLKDPSERENFYQDVFPVEFGPKYDTAIQMLMLEFLSRLEKLLPLPDLEQTASLLSAVPSALEKCVQFVPDPIQLRTLLQYHRKRGHLDSIETPSSFGDYILSSLSLPPHVRVVTATEGDSQSECLARVEGKGLVEGTIEKNGGLLAPDEDQRDSFTEKEHAMNRKPVSVETDNQTVTGIHVQTSKQSKRLQIKKIRSKVQKPCKTDSSERAIQQPSSSKVHTSLRKSCKRGPFRKTCPDCGRTFARATSFRRHQRSHTQDHDHRFKCLKCAIGFKDLYDLKRHQQGVCEKNLSTSVDWENKEEIPQPSTSKSPNTSPLKMLSPSGLTQKRPLDTKTCSLCRRFFTRTSDMARHMRSHSKGHPFWCVNCDKRFKYSYDLKRHQRDLCKKVNQEDLGQVGQNLSQQKGKPQPEKDESQSMGSTGSLGTDENPQPSHKGLSDSKTCCVCGRILTRTSDMERHLKSHSKARPFNCAICERSFKYKDTLKKHQEILGHEGILEDLGQSVDQQQAEVKTEGCISPLTSKENDTGTLITAATSVPTLKEPKPCTVCGKIFNRASGMAIHMRSHSEERPYQCVNCEQRFKYMHGLKKHQRDICLKVNQEEASKLVDQQQEDATPEEAGELLATDDTRAECKEEERKVVFKCDECDKEFKGSSSLRTHKRIHNPFYCSDCGRIYPNSIAFDRHKLMHKEIQCTMCEKTFTLLGRLREHYLHQHKFTGPYPCSQCEKTFTQLSYLVIHERVHSGEYLYQCSVCPEKFRTANSLTIHSRKHTGEKPFLCWQCGKSYRAASELSVHMGTHSEEKPFSCSQCDMTYRTKIQLNTHIEQVHEGVRFTCTVCGKQFYKAVSLKRHELTHTGERPFPCSYCEKTFITANERRLHERYHTGERPYKCQDCGKSFIQSGYLKSHQRLHTGEKPFSCSVCDKRFRFSHHMKRHQKTHTEKHVCGECGESFTQIRCLKAHQLTHSLNEN; encoded by the exons ATGCAATGTCAAAATCCTAGCGAAAATG GTCCCCctcttcttcttccctctctGCGTCTCTTCATTCCACCACTGCGGCTTGTCTCTGCAGCCATGTGGCAAGTGGTTCAGCGAGGAGACGTTCAAGATTATGGGATGCTGGAGGAGTTTGTCACCACGGTGACAGAGATTGTGCCAGAGCTTTTGAGTTGCAGTCAGAGGGCCCAACTCATTCTGGGGCTTCGAGCAAGG ATGGTTCTGGAGTTGTGTCGCACTGAGCAGACAGCAGACCAAGACATTCAGCAACACCTGGCCAGGATCCGAAGCCTCATATCCACTGGGGAAGCAGAG TCAAGTGATGCAGAGGTGGAATTATCTGAATCAAACTTTGTGGAGCTGGTTGAATCTCTGCTGAAAGACCCCAGTGAAAGGGAGAACTTCTACCAG GACGTGTTCCCTGTGGAATTTGGGCCCAAGTATGACACTGCAATACAGATGCTGATGTTAGAATTCCTTTCCAGACTTGAGAAGTTACTTCCCCTACCAGACCTTGAACAG aCTGCCTCCTTGTTAAGTGCTGTCCCCTCTGCCCTGGAGAAATGTGTACAGTTTGTACCTGACCCCATACAATTGAGGACCCTGCTCCAGTACCACAGAAAGCGTGGACATTTGGACTCCATCG AAACTCCATCATCCTTTGGTGActacatcctctcctctctgtctctccctccacatgtACGTGTGGTGACTGCCACAGAAGGAGATTCACAATCAGAATGTTTGGCTAGAGTGGAAGGAAAAGGGTTGGTGGAGGGTACAATAGAGAAAAATGGAGGACTACTTgcaccagatgaagatcaaagAGACTCATTTACTGAGAAGGAGCATGCTATGAATAGGAAGCCTGTAAGTGTGGAAACGGACAATCAAACTGTCACCGGAATTCATGTTCAAACCTCAAAACAAAGCAAAAGGCTGCAGATTAAGAAAATACGGTCAAAAGTACAAAAGCCATGTAAAACGGATTCTTCCGAGCGTGCAATCCAACAGCCATCCTCCTCCAAGGTGCACACCTCCCTGAGGAAGTCATGCAAAAGAGGCCCATTCAGGAAGACATGCCCCGACTGTGGGAGGACTTTTGCTCGAGCCACGTCCTTTAGAAGGCACCAGCGAAGCCACACTCAAGATCATGATCATAGGTTTAAGTGCCTCAAATGTGCAATAGGCTTCAAGGATCTTTATGATCTGAAGAGACACCAGCAAGGAGTTTGTGAAAAGAACCTCTCAACTTCGGTTGATTGGGAAAATAAAGAAGAGATCCCACAACCCTCAACTAGCAAATCTCCGAACACATCACCCCTTAAGATGCTCTCTCCATCAGGGCTAACACAGAAAAGACCTCTGGACACCAAAACATGCTCTTTGTGTAGGAGGTTTTTCACTCGTACTTCAGACATGGCAAGGCACATGAGATCCCACTCAAAAGGGCATCCATTTTGGTGTGTAAATTGTGATAAGAGATTCAAGTATTCATATGatttgaagaggcaccagagagaTTTGTGTAAGAAAGTGAACCAGGAAGATTTAGGTCAGGTTGGTCAAAACTTGTCACAACAGAAGGGGAAACCACAGCCAGAGAAAGATGAATCCCAATCAATGGGTAGCACTGGGTCTCTTGGCACTGATGAAAACCCACAACCATCTCACAAAGGGCTGTCCGACTCAAAAACCTGTTGTGTCTGTGGTAGGATTTTGACTCGTACCTCAGACATGGAAAGGCACTTGAAATCTCACTCAAAGGCACGTCCCTTTAATTGTGCTATTTGTGAGAGAAGTTTTAAGTACAAAGATACCTTGAAGAAACATCAGGAAATCCTTGGCCACGAGGGCATCCTAGAAGACTTGGGTCAGAGTGTGGACCAGCAACAAGCGGAAGTTAAAACCGAAGGTTGCATCAGTCCTCTCACTTCCAAGGAAAACGACACTGGGACCCTCATCACAGCTGCTACTTCAGTGCCGACTCTCAAAGAACCCAAACCATGCACTGTGTGTGGGAAGATTTTTAACCGTGCTTCAGGAATGGCTATTCATATGAGATCCCATTCAGAGGAGCGTCCTTATCAATGTGTCAATTGTGAGCAGCGCTTCAAGTACATGCATGGTTTAAAGAAACACCAGAGGGATATCTGTCTGAAGGTGAACCAAGAAGAAGCATCTAAGTTGGTGGACCAGCAACAAGAGGATGCTactccagaggaggctggtgaacTGCTAGCCACTGATGACACAAGGGCAGAATGCAAGGAGGAAGAAAGAAAGGTGGTATTCAAATGTGATGAATGCGACAAGGAATTCAAAGGCTCATCCTCCCTAAGAACACACAAACGAATTCACAACCCATTCtattgctctgactgtggaaggATATACCCAAACTCCATTGCCTTTGACAGACACAAGCTGATGCACAAGGAAATCCAGTGTACCATGTGTGAGAAGACCTTTACCCTGTTGGGGCGTCTGAGAGAACACTATCTGCATCAACATAAATTCACAGGACCATACCCCTGCTCTCAATGTGAGAAAACCTTCACTCAGTTATCGTACCTTGTCATCCATGAGAGGGTTCACTCGGGAGAGTACCTGTACCAGTGTTCTGTTTGTCCAGAAAAATTCAGAACAGCCAATTCTCTAACAATACACAGTAGGAagcacacaggagaaaagccgtTCCTGTGCTGGCAGTGTGGAAAGAGCTACAGGGCCGCTTCTGAACTGTCGGTGCATATGGGAACTCACTCAGAGGAGAAACCCTTTTCTTGTTCGCAGTGTGACATGACTTATCGGACAAAGATTCAGCTGAATACACATATTGAGCAAGTTCATGAGGGGGTGAGATTTACCTGTACAGTCTGTGGAAAGCAGTTTTACAAAGCAGTGTCATTGAAAAGACATGAACTTACTCACACAGGAGAAAGACCATTTCCATGCTCCTATTGCGAAAAAACCTTCATCACAGCAAATGAAAGGAGGTTGCATGAAAGATACCATACTGGTGAGCGACCATACAAATGCCAAGACTGTGGAAAGTCCTTCATCCAGTCAGGTTACCTGAAATCACACCAACgacttcacacaggagagaagccatttTCATGCAGCGTTTGTGACAAACGTTTCAGATTTTCTCATCATATGAAAAGGCACCAGAAAACCCATACAGAGAAGCATGTATGTGGGGAATGTGGGGAATCTTTCACCCAAATTCGATGCCTCAAGGCTCAccaactcactcactccctcaatGAAAATTGA